ATAGAAGATCAGCTGTTCTTTCTGGGATCTCTTTAGTTTCTTCTGCAGTTTTGGATTTTCCAAGAGAGGGACTGGCAGCTGTGAAACAGGGTCTTCTAGCAGGGAGAATACCTGGCCTGTCTGATCCAGATGAACAAGGTTTTATACTCTTACATGATACTCATTCATACTCTGTTTCATGGCATACCTGGCTTAATTGATTGAAGAGCAGAATTCTTTTTCCCATATATGTGAATTAATTACAACTCCAAAGAAACAAACATCAATGATCCAAAGTTCCTAATTTTCAACAGTACGTTTTCCCTTCTCAGCTGTtagaaaatacaaataaaaatccAACAATGTGGAAGTTTAGCTTAAAAAATTGATGCAATTGCATTAAGTTTTTTTCATTTACCAATTTTGGCTTTGAAGTGGATGGTCACATTCATTAGGGAAGAAAATGCTCAGACAGGTTGGAGAACATACTGCCGACCGGATGAGAAATCTGGAGGGCATGGGGTTGGATGGAGTCCCATTATCCCTTACGAGTTTTCAGTCCCTCAAGATTGGGAAGAGGTATAGTCTACTCCAATTAACTCCATATTTTTGAACTTACATAGCTTGTCTTGTATTGTGCGGTTGTTTCAAAGTATCCTTCTGTTTCTATTAGAACTTGATTAAAGACTAAAAAAAGTGTTGAACCAGATGTTCCATGCTGGATCCAGTTGCTTCCCCTCTTATGAAAATTTCCCCCTCAACTTTTTTCTAAATCATTCGGTTTATCTGTGTTCAGGTTCCAGTATCAATTGCTGATCTAGGTGGCACAGAGATTGATTTGAGATTTGCTAGTTCTAAGGAAGGACGCCTGTCTGTTGTCGTTGCTCCTGTTCTCAGATTTGCAGACAGTGAGTTTCCTGGTGTTCTTGTTCCCAATCTGTTCATGCAATTGGAAGATGTCTTTAACCCTAATCAAAATTAATCACTTGATAACTTAGTTCTTGAGCTACATAATTCTATCTTAAATTACCATTGAAACTATGTTCTTGAACTACACATTTCAATTATTGCTTGCTCTAAAAACATTGTCTGATAAGCTCATACTTCAAGTATTTGTTGTGGTGGTGTTATGATGTATAGATCTTGGTACAAATGCTACAATAGAAAGAATTGGACCTCCAGATAGAGTAATTAATGCATTTGGACCTGAAGTGATTGGAGATAATGTAGAAGGAAAAGTTTTAAGCATGGAAGTATCAGAACACTTCGGGAGAACTTACTACCAGTATGAACTGGAGCCTCCTCATGTTTTTATCACTGCAACTGCAGCCGGAAACCGCCTGTATCTGTTCAACGTTACTGCAAGTGGTATAGAAACTCACCGTAACCTGCTTCATATCATAGAACATGAATCATTAGCTTCAACTAAAATTTACACTTTTTGTAGGACTTCAATGGAAGAGGCACTACAAGGATTTGAAGAGAATTTCCGACTCTTTCCGTGTTGTCTAgttggagaattttttgaattaagAAGCATGGAAATATTACTTACCACATCATAAagtgttaaagataaaatatgttcTTTTTTTATTG
The sequence above is a segment of the Malania oleifera isolate guangnan ecotype guangnan chromosome 8, ASM2987363v1, whole genome shotgun sequence genome. Coding sequences within it:
- the LOC131162552 gene encoding psbP domain-containing protein 4, chloroplastic isoform X1, which produces MGTAIFNCCCFSWRSHQQIFPSRHLPARCSSERGSLKAKGMVYRRERGCVDHEESEKSCELLNRRSAVLSGISLVSSAVLDFPREGLAAVKQGLLAGRIPGLSDPDEQGWRTYCRPDEKSGGHGVGWSPIIPYEFSVPQDWEEVPVSIADLGGTEIDLRFASSKEGRLSVVVAPVLRFADNLGTNATIERIGPPDRVINAFGPEVIGDNVEGKVLSMEVSEHFGRTYYQYELEPPHVFITATAAGNRLYLFNVTASGIETHRNLLHIIEHESLASTKIYTFCRTSMEEALQGFEENFRLFPCCLVGEFFELRSMEILLTTS
- the LOC131162552 gene encoding psbP domain-containing protein 4, chloroplastic isoform X2 translates to MGTAIFNCCCFSWRSHQQIFPSRHLPARCSSERGSLKAKGMVYRRERGCVDHEESEKSCELLNRRSAVLSGISLVSSAVLDFPREGLAAVKQGLLAGRIPGLSDPDEQGWRTYCRPDEKSGGHGVGWSPIIPYEFSVPQDWEEVPVSIADLGGTEIDLRFASSKEGRLSVVVAPVLRFADNLGTNATIERIGPPDRVINAFGPEVIGDNVEGKVLSMEVSEHFGRTYYQYELEPPHVFITATAAGNRLYLFNVTASGLQWKRHYKDLKRISDSFRVV